From Procambarus clarkii isolate CNS0578487 chromosome 49, FALCON_Pclarkii_2.0, whole genome shotgun sequence, a single genomic window includes:
- the LOC123763272 gene encoding digestive cysteine proteinase 3, which yields MWTQQVCGLPRLLVYISGPSTPPNTLNQSQHSSCKMKVAALLLCGVALAAASPSWDTFKAQYGRKYVDLEEELFRKQLFTENQQKIEEFNKRFENGEVTFTVKMNQFGDMTTQEFNAVMKGLKKGPQPKAANIFHANKSLPKAVDVDWRTKGAVTPVKDQGQCGSCWSFSSTGALEGQHFLATGNLVSLSEQNLVDCTVSYGNAGCDGGWMNTAFAYIRDNGGINTEATYPYEAVDGRCRFNSNDIAATVTGYVDIDYYNEDALQQAVQSVGPIAVAIDASNWSFQFYESGVYYEAACSQTYLDHAVLVVGYGSEGGQDYWIVKNSWNTGWGSSGYINMARNKGNNCGIATQASYPTV from the exons ATGTGGACTCAGCAGGTGTGTGGTCTCCCACGGCTCCTCGTGTATATAAGTGGCCcatcaacaccacccaacactctcaACCAGAGCCAGCACTCCTCCTGCAAG ATGAAGGTGGCAGCACTGTTGCTTTGTGGCGTGGCTCTGGCCGCCGCCAGCCCCTCCTGGGACACCTTCAAG GCTCAGTATGGCCGCAAGTACGTGGACTTGGAGGAGGAGCTGTTCCGTAAGCAGTTGTTCACAGAGAACCAGCAGAAGATCGAAGAGTTCAACAAAAGGTTCGAGAATGGCGAGGTCACCTTCACCGTCAAGATGAACCAGTTTGGTGACATG ACGACTCAGGAGTTCAACGCCGTGATGAAGGGACTTAAAAAGGGCCCCCAGCCTAAGGCAGCGAATATCTTCCACGCTAACAAAAGCCTTCCCAAGGCTGTTGACGTTGACTGGCGTACCAAGGGGGCCGTCACCCCTGTCAAAGACCAGGGGCAGTGTGGCTCATGCTGGTCCTTCTCCTCG ACCGGCGCCTTAGAGGGCCAGCACTTCCTGGCGACTGGCAACCTGGTGAGTCTCTCCGAGCAGAACCTTGTTGACTGCACCGTCTCCTATGGCAACGCTGGCTGCGATGGTGGCTGGATGAACACCGCGTTCGCATACATCAGGGACAATGGTGGCATCAACACTGAGGCTACCTACCCCTACGAGGCAGTC GATGGACGCTGCCGCTTCAACTCCAACGACATCGCCGCCACAGTGACTGGTTATGTGGACATCGACTATTACAACGAGGACGCCCTCCAGCAGGCAGTCCAGAGTGTAGGCCCCATCGCTGTGGCCATTGACGCCTCAAACTGGTCCTTCCAGTTCTATGAGAGTG GTGTGTACTACGAAGCAGCTTGCTCACAAACCTACCTTGACCAcgctgtgctggtggtgggctACGGCTCAGAGGGCGGCCAGGACTACTGGATCGTCAAGAACTCCTGGAACACCGGCTGGGGCTCCAGCGGTTACATCAACATGGCTCGTAACAAGGGCAACAACTGTGGTATCGCCACCCAAGCTTCCTACCCCACTGTCTAG